A single Stutzerimonas stutzeri DNA region contains:
- the sugE gene encoding quaternary ammonium compound efflux SMR transporter SugE, translating to MSWIVLFLAGLFEIGWAIGLKFTEGFSRPIPTALTILAMLISVALLGLAMKQLPLGTAYAIWTGIGAVGTVIAGIILFGETLSLLRVGSVLLICIGLAGLKLSH from the coding sequence ATGTCCTGGATCGTTCTTTTTCTTGCCGGCCTGTTCGAAATCGGGTGGGCCATCGGCCTGAAATTCACCGAGGGCTTCAGCCGCCCGATACCTACCGCACTGACCATTCTGGCGATGCTGATCAGCGTTGCGCTGCTCGGCCTGGCCATGAAGCAATTGCCACTCGGGACCGCCTACGCGATCTGGACCGGTATCGGCGCCGTGGGCACGGTGATCGCCGGCATTATCCTCTTTGGGGAAACGCTCAGCCTGCTGCGTGTGGGCAGCGTGCTGCTGATCTGTATCGGCCTGGCAGGGCTGAAACTCAGCCATTGA
- a CDS encoding sugar O-acetyltransferase → MPMSEKEKMLAGELYQPGDPQLQADHAAAKAWMARYNAALAETPTARRELLAQLLGSVGRNAVVRPPFHCDYGYNIHLGDEVFLNFNCVILDVVEVRIGAGTQIGPAVQIYAADHPREAEQRRSGLEFGRPVVIGEHVWIGGGAIILPGVTIGDNALVGAGSVVTRDVPAGATVMGNPARSR, encoded by the coding sequence ATGCCCATGAGTGAGAAAGAAAAAATGCTTGCCGGTGAGTTGTACCAACCGGGCGACCCCCAACTGCAGGCCGATCACGCCGCGGCCAAGGCGTGGATGGCGCGTTATAACGCCGCGCTCGCTGAAACGCCGACGGCGCGGCGGGAATTGCTGGCGCAGCTGTTGGGGAGCGTGGGCCGTAACGCGGTCGTGCGGCCGCCGTTTCACTGTGATTACGGCTACAACATTCACCTGGGCGACGAGGTGTTCCTCAACTTCAATTGCGTGATCCTGGACGTAGTCGAGGTGCGCATCGGTGCCGGCACGCAGATAGGACCGGCCGTACAGATCTACGCGGCGGACCATCCTCGCGAGGCGGAGCAGCGCCGCAGCGGTCTCGAGTTTGGTCGTCCTGTAGTCATTGGTGAGCACGTGTGGATCGGCGGTGGCGCGATCATCCTGCCGGGCGTGACCATCGGCGACAACGCCCTCGTCGGCGCGGGCAGTGTAGTGACGCGTGACGTGCCAGCGGGTGCCACGGTCATGGGCAATCCGGCGCGTAGTCGCTAG